GTGGACTCTAAtttttgaacatgtttttattattttggcaACTCTCTGTCTccactgcaagaaaaaaaatcaatattgttGGACCATAGTGACACGAAGGAAGAAAGAATTTAAGAAAACAGTTTCAGTTCTGATTTTAATGTGCAGAGTGTTTCACATTTCaatgtcatttttactgttaCATTTTATATTAAAGCCTTACAACAAATGTTTGAATAATGAGGTTAAATAAAGTAATTTTCCAAAGACAACAGAAGGACTAGGGCGACATCTTGTGGTATTTTGTTGCCATTACATCCATTGCTTGGATTTGGACCACCATAAATTCTCCCTTGTACCATTCTTAGTCAAACaatttattttctgtcaaatgTAAAGATTTTGTCCCAGAAAGACCCCACTCTCAACCCTTAGTGGGCTCTATAGTCACAGAATTTCCTAACCTGAGGGCAAAGCTTGTTATGTTATAGTATTTATATCCTTGACAGTTAGGCGCCTCATTATCAGTCCTATCACGTACGAACATCCCTCAGCTTCACCAGTTGGGTTAGATCAGGGGTTTTTTAAAGTGTcggagagtgagcctcccccaAGAAGAAATTATTAATTCGGTGGaccccacccacataaagatgaagactgaaaatttttttttaaaaacaaccacaacttcaaacatttatgtctaatctttaaatatttttaacattgatatatttttgatattttggtctgcaaatgtctttaaatttcTGCCTTTCCCTTTTATTTAGTGGGAACTATACATTTTCATTTGTACAATTAATGCAGGATTGCTAATAGCAGACCATCCTTGCTTTTGATTAGTGCAGGTGCACTGACCAGTGGCCGAAATTTGtttcacttcctgttaaaaATTCCCCTGGTTTTCGTCTCTAGACTTTTTGCTCAGTCTTAAGATGACCCCAAGGTTTACACAGCCTCatgctgtcattagcttgtACATCTTTGCAAAGTAAAAGACTTGAGCATCATTGGgaccaatgcaggaaaatcctaacttGAATATTTGACTCTATAGCATAgcccctatagtaactataagtctatccattttgctccatgcacagcagaagttagcaaagcaaatcacctgtttttctggtttatggttctgcgcctcccttgaagttctgtggcgccccccaggggaggcccacctcacactttgaaaaccactcgGTTAGATAATTTGTAAGTTTGACAAAATAAGACACCCTAAAAGGATTTTAAGATCTCAGGTAGATCTGGTTTTATGAGAGCTAACAAGTTAACCTGGCACgcctgatggatttgtttcacacatctgtctggtaaacctctcttagacagcgtttgggaaggggcagagcctttgaaaaaaacttggtgggtgactggatgaacgttctgtctgtcacatctctaccggccaatcggagcaacaaaacatgtgacgtagccgctaccaaggagtaaactccatatagaactgcataacgagaaccatggcgactgtagtcagtacatgacttttttgtttttgaaaagaaaaaaactccctgctgttctttgttcttcttttaatgaagaaatgtcaagttctgataaaactggcactttagcagcatccatgctaatgtcttctggcctcttgttgttgcttgctAACGTtacgactccgccgtgcctgaaagtactgcccttcgtcGCTGACtggtcccgtcactttctaactgtaAATATCCCTGAAATCTTTAGTTGAATATAAAACCTACTGTGTGATTGTTGTTGTAACATAAATGCTTGAGGGCACCATGGTTTGGCTGGAGGGGACAAGTTGATTTGGGGGAATGAGAGAGTTGTTACAATGCAGCATGCAGCTACTGTTATTTACTAATGTAGAACCCCAATTCCAAtaaagctggggcgctgtgtTTAATGTAGAATGctatgatttgcaaatctcataaaaccatattttactcacaatagaacattaacaacatatcagatgctgaaacaaagacattttaccatttcatgaaaaatatcagctcattttgaatttgatggcaacacatctcaaaaaagtagggacaggtccATGTTCACCATTGTGTAGCaacccctcttcttttaacaacagtctgtaaatgtctgggaagtgaggagaccagttactGGGGtttttaggagaggaatgttgtcccattcttgtgtggtgaagggttctgtgtgttcaatagtcctgggtcttctctgctggattttttttttctgatacatCAAATACTTTCTGTTGGTGACAGGTCTGGACTTGCAGACAGACCACACTCCTctgctgtgaagccatgctgttatgTTGTGTGCAGTATGCGgtttggcattgtcttgctgacaTATGCGAGGCCTTCCTGAATGTGGCACTGTCTGGATGGAGGTacatgttgctcttaaacctttatatacttttcagcattgatgtgGCCTTTTCAGATGTGTTGGCTGCCCACACCACAGCACccatggtttccaaaaggaatttctaattttgtttcatctgatccagaacagttttccattttgcctttgtccatgttaaatgagcttttgtCCAGAAATTAGGGTGGTGGTCACATTTGGCCTTGTTTtttgcatgatgcagctttagCTTGCACTTGTGGATGGCACATTGATCTGTGTTGACAGTGAATgacttctggaagtgttcctgagcccatgcagtgatatCCAGAACAGAATTaggcctgtttttaatgcagtgccacctggcTGCCTGAAGACCACAGGTATTCAATAATCACCCCTGGGCTTGTCACTGGTGCTCAGAGATTActccagattctctaaatcACTTATCATCAGCTGGGGACCACATccggccccccaaagcttcctgtccgccCCCcgaaaaatcattaaattcagaaaagaaggaaaagaaaatatggtggttttaagagtatcctttggcatTAAATGTCTgtagctgttaaatccaccccacaaacaattaatattgaaatagttttagaatgacttactgaaatttacagtcataattagtagatatttaaaaaagggctaAGAATGGCAGAAGTGCTGCTAAAATGACAGGATAAAGTAGTGAAGAGGGGTGATAAGTGataaaatgggttgtggagtgacACAAAGGGACAATAACTGACAGAataagttgtgaaaagaggttaaaatgtgacagaaattggtgaaagaggaaaaaaggggcaataagtcaaaaaatggttacaaatgacaaaaaatagtgtaaaaaatataatgaaaggggttaaaaagtggcagaaatgtatGAAAgtgtggcacaaaggggataaaacatgcagggatatggtaaaaagtatttttaaaaaagagtaaaaattggggtaaagagggaaaaaatgtatcaaaaattgtttaaaagttgcaaaaattggttttaaagttgcaaaaatagttgaaaaaaatgtaatgaaaaagggtgaaaaagtggccaaaatagaagaaaagacacataaatggataagagtggcacaatgcttgaaaatatgcaaaaaaagtggttcagaggggttaaaatcttgcaaaaattgggttgaagaggcaaaaaaggggtaattactgtcaaaaatgtcaggtctgtctccttgtggcctgctgcattgcAGATAAtagagatagatctcactggtaatgactcaaaatgttttgaaaggAAACACAATACTAGCATACGACAATACGATTTAaattagaccaaaatatttcttcAGTTTATGCGTATTTGAAAgtccccagagtttctgtcaagactaaatctggcccttgtgcaaatgtacctGATGAGCCCTGCTCTAAATCCACTGATATTATGTATGTAGATGGTAGGATATTCATAGTCTTTGAAATGTGACTTTTAAGGAAAATTTTCCAGAAatggttccacaatttttagacgtTGTTTTTGGCAGATTGTTGAACCTGTGCCCATCtgtacttctgagagactctgcttctctaaaaggctccttttatacccagtcatgttactgacctgttgctaaTTAATCTTGTTAGTTACAAAACGCCCCTTCAGGTGTTTTTAATTattaccacttacttttccagccttctttaccctgtccctactttttaggTAGAGGTTGTAGGATTTGTCTGGAAGTGTTTTCCTCATAACTGAAggttatttcatttatttatttatttatttatttatttattcagtttcaTAAGTGTGTGCCAGACATGGGCTCAGCTATGcaaataataatcaataatctctcaaatctCTTTGAAACACCAAAAATGAACATATCACaggaaacagagtaaaataacatttggacatttgggtcatgatttttATTAGGGAGATGACACTGAATCCTGCAAGTGAGCTAAATAAGAACCACCACTATAAAACccctaaaataaatctaatgaaaagaagaaaaaacacattttaaagctttattttgtttgattctGGATTAAATTGCTTCATGCTGACATCCAAAGAAGCCTCTTTTAAATTCAAGCAGCTACTCATGTCCTAACATCATCTGGTTCCTTTTGAGTTTGCAGAGCTCCACAGTTCCTCAGATTCCCTCCACAGCAGCAGCCTGCCCTCACCCGTCAGCTGCTGACGACACATGCTGCTCTCACTcgtgatgtgtgtgtttgtgtgccacGTGGGAGTGGCGCTCTTGTTGAACATGACCAGGTTGCAGTCAGCCTGCGAGCACAGACAGAAAGCATCAGATCCATACGTGTCTGATGTCCACAGAGGCGTGCAGCCATAGATGATAAAGTTACCATCCTcctacagacagacacagagagctgggtaatatatatatatatatatatatatatatatatatatatatatatatttatttttttttttttttttttttttttttttaaaggaaatctaCTACATTAAACTCCACCAACTATTTAAGTATCAGTTCATCCTATTATCAAATCCTTAACTTTATTCCACATTGTCTTgtatagtattgtattgtacattatcttaatgtattttttgtacTATATTGGTTCATAATGGGGAACTTTATCATATTGAATAATATTATCACTTCACAATATAATTTTATATCCTATCAAATGATAACTTGTTCTGCATGGTATCAAAGTGTGTTTAATCATATAAACATGTCTCATAAATCATAGACTGTTAAGCATCGTGTCTTAACTGATAATATtcttttgtatcattttgtttcatgttgtaaaaaatatggtgacattttattttttcatatcttACAGTATCATATTAAATTATTATGTATCATATTATTTCACATCATCTCCCATTGTTTTACATCTAGTGTTGTTTTATCAAGCCATTGTATCGTAAAATCTTATAATCTTAAAATCTAATCTTATCGTGTCGTATAATattgtttaatatcatattgtATAATGTCTGTGTCGTGTCTTATCCATAGGTGCATTAATGCAGGAGCTTACAGGTTCTGTAGTCCAGGGCCTCTACCTTCCTGGGGGCCTCATTCACACTCCGATGGTAGCATGGCTTAATATTGAAACCCGCTAAATGCGGGTGGATTCCATCCAGGGAGGGTACCTCAGAGAGCCACGTTGGAGGGTTCATTTGATCAGCGTCACAAACTTTTCCTCCCTCTAACTGTGCTTGGCTGTTATCGTCAGTGTTTGGCAATCAGATGCTTGTTTCAAAGAGGCTGATTTACAAagagaatgattttttttgtcaaaataactGCCAGGTGGCCAGTCTATCAGTGCGTTCGTCATGCATCTTAGTGCATACACTTAATGGCTTATATGCCCAAtacacagcaacacaaacactgaaTTCAGTGGTTTGATTTATGATCTAACCAGTTACATATATGTTATCcagttcagtttttttcctgGAAGGGGGGCCTCCAAATGCCAGCAGCCCTGGGGCCCAAAGAGACATTAAGTCACCTATGGTCTTATAAtattgttatatatatatattgtatatTAATGTGAAACAATATAATTTGTTTGATATAACTGATAAAATGTATCATATCATGCCTTGTGGTATCACAGTGTGTTGTATTGTGtcatatacagtatattgtATTATTTCTCATCATATCGCAATCACATTATAGCGTATTTCTGCAAATCAGCATGTACTGCATGTACTTATCACATAGCGCCATGTAATGTTTAACCATACTGGACTGTATCTCACTTTGTTTTGCAGCACATTGCATCACATCTTAATGAGTTGTACTGTAGTGTATCATATCAGCATGTTAAACATTGTATTATGTTATTGTGTGTCATGTGGTAtcgtattgtattttattgtactgtGTTATGTGGtgtttttatcatattgtatcatattgtgtaGTGTCCTGTTGTATCTTAATGgttcatatcatattgtagtGATCATCATTTGGGGACCCGGGGACcacaaattcagaaaatttgaggAGGAAAGAATATGGCGTGCTATTGTTTAACTTTTTGtcataaagtttaaataaaaccttcaacTCAAGAAGCAAATAGGTAttgtatttctgtaatttggcatgGTAAAAGAAATACTTACCAGTTCTATCTtgatttaagctgcattttttaGACTCTTTTAGAGTGCAGTTTGTCTTTCTGAGAATCCACAcaaagatctgtttcctgcatgcaTTTGACCAATCAAGACACGGCTTATTATGATCAAACTCAGTGACAGACGTCCAGAtggctccagaaatatgtagctaaaatatctcaaccacccccttgtggctggcttcaGTATAGGTGATAAGAGTATTGCCTCACTGTTAAAAGCTTAAAgctccattcatttttaaaagaaataatatttttagaCTAAAATAATTATTTAGTTGAGTTTATTTCAGTGTCTGGCCCTCACAGTGtctgtcaagaaaaagctggcccttttgtgaatggagttgatgacccctgtcgTATATCATGATGTGTCATGATAGCGTAATTGCATGGTACCGTATTGTTTTGCATATTAGTATTGCATTCTATCATATTACACTGTGCTATGTAACATTATTTCATGAAGCTACGTGTCATATCTTATGTCGTATAGcatctgactttgttttgcagcACATTGCATCATTAGAATGATCCATATTATATTATATCTCATCATATCATACAAAATCATatagttttgttttgcattgtgTATCAGGATATTATCTTACTTTTTGCATCATATTATGGTTGTTTTGTACTATACAGTATCCTTTTTCAggttgtattgttttgtattacaTTCTATTCTTTAGTGATCTGTATTATAATATTATGTTGTATTATAATATCAGCTGAGCGCATCCTCTTGTGTTTCTTCAAAATCCATATCTTA
Above is a genomic segment from Cheilinus undulatus linkage group 19, ASM1832078v1, whole genome shotgun sequence containing:
- the LOC121527564 gene encoding mannose-specific lectin-like, translating into MSRNFLSKTDELRRGDYGETNNKKWKTVIQEDGNFIIYGCTPLWTSDTYGSDAFCLCSQADCNLVMFNKSATPTWHTNTHITSESSMCRQQLTGEGRLLLWRESEELWSSANSKGTR